From the genome of Canis aureus isolate CA01 chromosome 29, VMU_Caureus_v.1.0, whole genome shotgun sequence:
ATTAATAATGAGTTCATCTGTTTGATAGAAGAGGAAAAACCCAATGTTACCTAATAAACTGATCTTGGCAAAGAAAAGGCTAGAAAAACAAAGTCTCAGCTTCAAACACGTGACAAGGTAAGTTTATTCAGTAAAGTATCTACAGaatgaaagtataaaaattacGGTCTACTTTTCTTAATGTCATGgttataaaagttttatattattagtatatcaaataaaaaaaacaataattttgtaAGAATATGGGTTTCCTGAGAGTGTTCTTTCTGCGCATCTTTGCCGccagccctgcctgcccacctccctctcccttgcAGCTGCACCCATCTCTGAGCCAGTGTGCCTGCTTCCGCCACTGCTCCAAGTACCTAGTCTCCACACCAAGCAGCCAGTGTTCCTCTACCAGACAGATGGTCTCAGGCTTCCCAGCTTCCCAAAGCCAAGGTTTTAAAAGGCTACTGGCAAGCCCCTTGCCATCCCTAGCCCCTCAACCCCCTTTCCCCACAAATCACACCAGGGCGCTGCAATACCCTCTCCCTAtggctctcttctctccctccacacTGTAAGACTCTCTTCTCTTGTGGGTCTTATTTCAGCAGCAGCACCTCCTCAGATGCCTCCTGTTACCGCCAGGTTTCAATCATAAGCCCCAGGAGCGCCCCCCAATCCCATCTTTCTAGTTTTCTACTCAGCACCCGTCACTGCATCAGGGCTGGGGCTCTTGTCTTCACATCACTGCTGCATCTCCACCCAACAACCTACAAAGCAGCTCAGGGAAGGTAAAAGTCCCGGCCTGGCTGACCAATACTTCCAGAAAGCGACGACAGCCAGGCCCAGATTCACTGGTAGAGCCGGAGGTGCACAGAACGCCACTCCTAAAAGATGTTCCCAGTTGGGTTCTGGGGCAGCATCACGGCTTCAAGTAGGTTCATGGGGAAGTCGTGCCTCTTACCTCCTGAGCGGAGAGAAAGTGCACGTGAAGTAACTTCCTCTCGCTGTCAACCAGAGGCAGGAACGTGATGGTGACGTCGTCATCTGTGTTCAGGTTAGCACCAGCACCTCGGTTGCCGTAGCCGTCGTTCTCCATGGCAACCAAAGCAGAGAAGTGGCCCCTTGTATAGCCCAGAGCAATCGGACTTTTCCAACAAAAACTCTGTTCCCACAACAAAGGCAAATAAACAcctggagggaggaaagaaagttGCCATGGGATTATCAGCATATAGCTGCAAGCTGCATGGTAAGTAACAGGAGACTTCTAAAATACTCTTGAATAATGGCTTACCTTGAAACCGAGTATATCCTAAAGTTTCTCCCCGgaaacttttataatattttactcCATAAACTATAATTGGTCGTCTAAGAATATGTGCAAGTACAAAAATGTGTGTCTGTTCCAAACTTGCTCCAGGCTgtacagaataaaataaagaaagcaatttctctttaaaacatttattgcTGCCCTGGAAAACTAATGTGCAAAACACAATGCTGCTCCCCTTCAGTACACGAgatcaatgctttttttttttttaattgataataCTGTCAAGCTAAAGAGGCATTAACTTCTTCAAATAGCAAAAtccaatgaaataataaaagaaatctgCGAAGTCTACGTATACAACTATCTTTCACAATCCAAACCCAAAACCCAATGGATTTGGTTAAATACTGATCCCAGGAACAAGAGATTCAGATAGTAAGGCAGTGGTGGCGTCATTCCATCCTTGCTGTCACCTGTCAGAGTACTGCACCTATGACAAGGTCCTCTCCAAGTAAAAAGATGAGCTGTTATTTCACACAAACATAAATGGCAAGAATACTAAACAGGTCTACTACCATCCCTCTATAACAATTCTGACAACACATTTTCAGGAAGTACATGTTGCTGATGTAAAACAGCCACTGTGCCAGGGTTCAAATTAATCATGGTGCTTTCTGCAAAGATAAGGAATGGTTTGTTGTGTGTATATTTGAACATTACAATTCAGCATACTGAATGTGCTTCACAGAATAAAACTAGTATGAAAGCTAGAGTCTAAGAGGAACAACCCTACATAATTCGTTTTTATAAAAAGTCCATTCCCAggttaattttaaagaaatcccTCCTCCTGTCAGCCATGGCACCTCCTTCTTGGCATATATCACATGGAAAGAGAGCCTCACCCCTGGAAGTCTCATGAAGATCCCAGCTTCACCCTCCAGGCCTGACGGCAGACAGAGCACCAACACAAGAATGCCTACCTACCATCAGCTCAATGGTCTTGGTTAAGTGCCCCTCAGACAGAACAGGAGCTAACCAGGAGGTAGATAAAACAGGCATAAAGCCACATTCCTAAGAGGACAATATGATTGAAGAGCAATCTGAAAAGGTAGGTGAATGCTTAAATCATCATAATGACTTTCATTTTCAAAGTTTCTAATCACTTCATGTGAGTTGCCTATGGTCATAGTGTTGACAGCAGTCACGGCCAGAACCCAAATCAAGCCAAATCAAGCACAGTTTCATGTCTACCACAATGTTTCCAACAGTTTACGCATATATGTAGCCTACTCTTTTCACAGAAGCAACATGCCTCGAAGCATTCTTACCTGACTAGCGAGAGAGAGTATAAATGCCCAGTCTTCTTGCCACTGTTCTTCTCTCAAGGAAAAATGTAAACCAAAGCTCTGAGAATACCATGATTCCCAATCTTTCCAACGTGTATAAAACCTAAAAAAGCAAGATTGCAAAAGATAAGCCTTCTATAAATGttctaatcatttatttaatgGAGTCTGTCTTTAAGCAATTCCTGTAAAGAGAACAGCAATTTTATTAATCTTACCCAGTTTGCAATATACTTTCAAACTAAAAATGCCTAGCAGACATCATTTAACACATTCTCACACATAATTTAATTCACCACCCAACATGTTTTCACCAAAACTTTAAATATTAGTGATAAGAACAATCAATTTCAACTGTCTACTACTGGTTTAAAggttaaaaaccaaaaagcaaacacTCAGAATCATCTGAGATGCTGGATATAAAGATGCTACATTTCTACATTACTATTTAGTATTCACTACTTGATCACTGTGTAAATAATAAACTAGAAATAGCCCATGTATTCACAACAGTATCAAAATCACTTCCAGGGCAAGGCCCTAAATCTTTCTGACTCTATGAAGGCTCAGAAAGATGAGGAAACCATCAAAGAGAAATCTGAAGGTAGCAgagttggttcatgaggtttaaagGAAGAAGCCATCTCATCTCCAGACATCAAAGTGTAAGGTGAACTGACAAGTGATGTAGAAGCTACAGCAAATtctccagaagatctagctaaaaTAATGAATGTAGGTAACTACACTAAACAAATTTTCATtgtagatgaaacagccttctatAGGAAGAAGATGCCTTCTGGGACTgacatagctagagagaagtcagtACCTGCTTTCAAAGGACACGCTCTCTTGTTAAGGGGCTCATGCAGCTAGTGACTTTAAGGGCCATCCCAGGGCCCTTAATAATTATGCTAAATatactctatttaaaaaaaagcctgaatGACAGTACATCCATTTACAGTataatttactgaatattttaaaaccactgtTGACACCTACCCCcccagatttatttaaaaaaaaaaaaaaaaaaaaactcctttcaAATTATTACTGCTCAccgacaatgcacctggtcacccaagagctttGATGGAGATGGACAATCAgattgttttcatgcctgctgctaacacaacatccattctgcagcccatgatCAAGGAGTAATTTCGACTTTCATTATTCCAAGTAAGCCTCTAGCTGCCATTCCACAGATGGATCTGggcaaaagaaactgaaaaacttctggaaaggattcaccattctggATGCAACTAAGAATGTTCCTGATCTAAGGAAAGAggtcaaaatattaacatttacaGGCGTTTGGTAGAAGCAGATTACAACCCtctggatgactttgaggggttcaagaccTGAAAgaaggaagtaactgcagatgtggtgggaaTAACAAGAGAACTAGAATGAGAAGTAGAACCTAGAGATGGGACTGAACTGCTGCAATCTCCAGACACAACTTGAACAGATGAGAACTTGCTTGTGATGGATGAGCAACGAcagtggttatttatttatttatttatttatttatttatttatgtatttatttattttgcaaaggAATCTAATCCTGGCAAAAATGCTATCAAGACTGTTGAAATCACAACAAAGGATTGAGAATATCACATAACTGAgctgataaagcagcagcagggtttgaaaGGACCAACTCCAATGCTGAAAGGAATACTGTGGATAAAATGCCATCAAACAGCATCACGCACTATAGGGAAATCATTCATGAGGAGTCTATCAATGGAGCAATCTTCGCTGTAATCTCactttaagaaactgccacagccaCCTCTACCTTCAGCCACCAGCATCCTGATCGGCCAGGAGCCATCAACCTTGAAGCAAGACCCTTCACCAGCAAAAAGATCGGGACTCAATGAAAGTTCAGATGATGGCTGGGGTCTCTCAACAGAGACCTTAAAATTAAAACGTATAGTTTTTTTAAGACCTAATGGCTACTGCACACTTGACTACAGACTATAATATACTGGAAACATTAACTTTTATacgcactgggaaaccaaaatatTCCTTTACTTGAttaaaatattcactttattgcagcCGTCTAGAACTAAATCCAcctatctccaaggtatgcctgtacaTATTATACATCCAATCAGGTTACCATCTAGGCTTGCCAGCTAGGAAgcgttttaatttttttcaggtgacctcaaatttttcctcttttgtattATGCTTTGATTTATAATTTAGCTATCAAAAAAGTGATCAAATTGCTCTCATTTTCAAATTCTAGAGAGTACTTTCATTCAGTAGTGTTTACGGTGTACTTACTAGGTCAGGCTACTGGAGGCACTACATCTTCCACAACGAAACACAACAAAATCTCTGTTCTCATGGAGTTTATGTTCTAATGGACTTCACATAATCCCTAAATACTCACAACAAAATTTACCTAGTAAATGCTCAGATATTACATAAGAGGTACTAGGGTAGTAACATCTTTTGGATTAAGGCCGTTATCATTACCATGTTCAATTAGGTATGGGGGGGAGCATACTTTAATTAATTTAGCTTCTTTCACCCTCAATTTTTCTCACTTATGACAACTGAGACAATGTATATACAGAACCAAGAAAATACCATTAAGTCAAGACCAGTCATATACCTGGTTGGATGCTGGGTAAAAAATAAGACACAGGTTTCCGCTACTATCTGAAAGTTTGCTTCATGCccctttgcttttatgaaagacctacattagtacctgttcTTGCTAGCTGAAAAGAAACctgaagaggattttcacttcCACAAGATGGTAATTGCATCTTTGCTTTATGCCACTTCAGCTGACAAAAGGTTTCCCAGGAATGCTCTACTTTCAGATAGCAGGAAACCTGTCTACATAAAGGACATTTCTGAGATAACTAGAAGATATGATATGGACTATAAAATGGATAACAGAgtccttgctgattttcttagATGTGGTCCTGTGGACTCAGCTGGGTAAGAGACTATCTTGGTTCTTCAAAGATGCACACTGATTTACTGATGGGGAAAAAAGCATCATGGTGACTTTAACTGGCAAAGAGAGTTGCTTACATATGTAGAAGCAAAGCCCATATAGATtgtgttgttgttgggttttgttttgtttttaagattttatttatgtactcatgagagacagggaaaaagaggcagagacataggcagagggagaagcaggctccatgcagtgagcccgatatggaactcaatcctgggactccaggatcacgccccgagccaaaggcagatgctcaactgctgagccacccaggcgtccctgggtaAGTGTTAACAAGTGGTCAAGCCAATGAAGGAAACCCTGAGATTTATtgcattgatatatatatattttttaaattttactgtggatttcaaaatttgcaaaataaaatgtagtcTGAAGACTATGTgcccaaggaaggaaaaaaatcttgtaaTACAATGCCaacataatcttttaaatttaaacaaaaatatgaaataacacttaaaaacatGAGCAAAGATCTTATCAATATTTAACTTCAAAAGTATCTATTTAAAAGCTCAGCATAAAGGTATAAAAGCCAACAAAATGTTTCACGTGTCTCAATGTGCAAAACCAAAGTTTTCCCCATAGCTTCCAAAGTAAAGGTAACAGGTGAAAAGTATCCCAACAGTATAAGGAAATGATTCAGCAAGAGAATGCCTGGCTTTACACAGGGAAGAACACCAGCTCACCAATGTGAACAGTCATGCAGGCTGTCATGCAGGGCTTTCCGAAGCACCGAGTCCTTGTCATAAATGCCCCAGGTAGCTTGTAGCACTGAATCAAGTAAGCAGTCTCCTGCAGTTCGGTTCCAAAGCGCATACAGTCGACTGTCCAAACGCGTAGCCAATTCCAAAGACCAGTTTATAATTGGAGATTCTTCTTCTAACTCTACACAAGGAATTGGAAGTAACATGTTCATGTTCATGCAATTTAGAACTACTCATTGGAGGAAAGAATCCATTCTCTGGATGTTGATAAGCTTATGTATTATTTACcattaaacacataaataaatctgATCAATTCAAATACAAACCTTCTGAGTAGCTGAAACATCTATGGCTCTagattaagttttttttctcaaCTTCTATATTCTTTACAACTTATTTGCTAAGAATGTTTAACAGGGAAATATACTCATtctagaatagaaggagaaaaccAAGGCTTAAAAACTTTTATACCTTTATTTACTCCATCACCATTAAAGAGCCATGAATGAgcattcttaactttttttttcccagttttatcaAAAGATAATTAACAGAATGAACATGTTTAACAGCACAATGTGACAATGATCTTAAGGACTATACATTTtcaattaaagtaaaaataaaacaagtcaaCCATACACTGAACTGTTCCAAGCCTTACAAAGCAAAGAATTAATAGAAATTGAACTAAATCACACTCATTAATTCCACACTTACCTTTCTGAACATCTCTATCAAGCACCTCATCAAATAGTTTTTCTTGGACTGTTGGAGGCAAGTCTTCAATAtctacaaagcaaaaaaaagacttaaaagatcTTCTTACGTCTCATAACTTAATAAATTTGATACGAGCATCTAACAGTGACTTCCTCTAAAAGAATTCCCTTgccaaggtgcctgggtggctcagtcagttaagtatccaactcttggcttcagctcctggcttgatctcagggttctgagatcaagccccatatcaggggctcagcacagagtcagcttgagattctctccccctcctcctccctctactcaggcttgctcactcactctcactaaaataaataaaatcttaaaaaaaaaaaaaaaaagccctagcCAGTGAAGACAGTCAAGTGCCTTCCTGTAAAAAaaacatgcatgtatgtgtgtgtaaatataatGTGAAAGATTTCCTTTCTGTATGTCATTATCAAAACTgttatctaaaaaataataaaaagaataatatttagaCCAATAATTGCATACAACTATTGTcataaaaagaagagataataatgttggtgaggatatggagaagggAACCCTTGTGAACAGTTagtggaatgtaaattggtatagccaccaTAGAAAAGT
Proteins encoded in this window:
- the ZRANB1 gene encoding ubiquitin thioesterase ZRANB1 isoform X3, whose amino-acid sequence is MLAILLTEVSQQAAKCIPAMVCPELTEQIRREIAASLHQRKGDFACYFLTDLVTFTLPADIEDLPPTVQEKLFDEVLDRDVQKELEEESPIINWSLELATRLDSRLYALWNRTAGDCLLDSVLQATWGIYDKDSVLRKALHDSLHDCSHWFYTRWKDWESWYSQSFGLHFSLREEQWQEDWAFILSLASQPGASLEQTHIFVLAHILRRPIIVYGVKYYKSFRGETLGYTRFQGVYLPLLWEQSFCWKSPIALGYTRGHFSALVAMENDGYGNRGAGANLNTDDDVTITFLPLVDSERKLLHVHFLSAQELGNEEQQEKLLREWLDCCVTEGGVLVAMQKSSRRRNHPLVTQMVEKWLDRYRQIRPCTSLSDGEEDEDEEDE